A DNA window from Danio aesculapii chromosome 1, fDanAes4.1, whole genome shotgun sequence contains the following coding sequences:
- the med28 gene encoding mediator of RNA polymerase II transcription subunit 28 has product MASSMGGMFTGQQPPGSHPPPGPGGPSQPGLLTGPPGNRGANNTLVDELEASFEACFASLVSQDYVNGTDQEEIRTGVDQCIQKFLDVARQTECFFLQKRLQLSVQKPEQVEKEDASELKNELQRKEMLIQKHLAKIHHWQQVLEDINVQHKKPTELPQGPLAFLEQASANLPAPMKPN; this is encoded by the exons ATGGCGTCGTCCATGGGCGGAATGTTCACAGGTCAGCAACCTCCTGGATCTCATCCACCTCCGGGTCCCGGTGGTCCAAGTCAGCCAGGGCTCCTCACCGGTCCTCCCGGTAACAGAGGGGCGAATAACACTTTAGTGGATGAGCTGGAAGCTTCCTTCGAG GCGTGTTTTGCATCTCTTGTCAGTCAAGACTATGTCAATGGAACCGACCAGGAAGAAATTCGAACTG GGGTTGATCAGTGTATACAGAAGTTTCTGGACGTGGCCAGACAGACTGAATGTTTCTTTCTTCAGAAGAGACTACAGCTCTCTGTACAGAAACCAGAACAGGTGGAAAAAGAG GATGCATCAGAACTGAAGAATGAACTCCAGAGGAAAGAGATGCTAATTCAGAAACACCTCGCCAAGATCCATCACTGGCAGCAGGTATTGGAGGACATCAATGTCCAGCACAAgaagcccacagaactgccacagGGTCCGCTTGCCTTTCTGGAGCAGGCCTCAGCCAACCTCCCCGCTCCAATGAAACCAAACTAA